In the genome of Bryobacteraceae bacterium, one region contains:
- a CDS encoding MBL fold metallo-hydrolase, whose product MTRAAATRGPAPGESSLRVKFWGVRGSIPTPLPTHMGYGGNTSCVELRSSDGTICILDAGSGARVAGQAMLAELGERLPTINVFLSHYHWDHIQGIPFFAPLYGAQHRVEFRAAGQLGRVRDLLWGQMVKPYFPVNLGDLLATHSFAEMDTAPVTVGQITVHPFALHHPQGCYGFRVECGGKVFVYASDHEPGDAAADRRLREFAESADVLVCDSQYTPEEYDQRRGWGHGTWLESTRVARDANAGQLVLFHHDPDHDDAFVRRNTLVARREFENTFSAQEGFTIEL is encoded by the coding sequence TTGACGCGCGCAGCCGCTACGCGCGGGCCGGCCCCGGGCGAGTCTTCGCTGCGGGTCAAATTTTGGGGAGTTCGCGGATCGATCCCCACTCCGCTGCCGACACATATGGGCTACGGCGGCAATACTTCCTGCGTCGAACTCCGTTCGAGCGACGGGACCATCTGCATTCTCGACGCCGGCAGCGGCGCCAGAGTCGCCGGTCAAGCGATGCTCGCCGAATTGGGCGAGCGTCTTCCGACGATCAACGTGTTTCTGTCGCACTACCACTGGGACCACATCCAAGGCATCCCGTTCTTCGCCCCGCTTTACGGCGCGCAGCACCGCGTGGAGTTCCGCGCGGCGGGCCAACTCGGCCGCGTGCGCGACTTGTTGTGGGGCCAGATGGTAAAGCCCTATTTCCCGGTGAACCTCGGCGATTTGCTCGCCACTCACTCCTTCGCCGAGATGGACACCGCGCCGGTCACCGTCGGCCAGATCACCGTTCACCCATTCGCCCTTCACCATCCGCAGGGCTGCTACGGATTCCGCGTGGAGTGCGGGGGCAAGGTGTTCGTCTACGCGAGCGACCATGAGCCCGGCGACGCCGCCGCCGACCGCCGCCTGCGCGAGTTCGCCGAGAGCGCCGACGTCCTGGTCTGCGACTCCCAGTACACGCCGGAAGAATACGATCAGCGCCGCGGCTGGGGTCACGGGACGTGGCTTGAATCGACGCGAGTGGCCCGCGATGCCAATGCCGGGCAACTCGTGTTGTTCCACCACGATCCGGACCACGACGACGCGTTCGTCCGCCGCAACACGCTGGTCGCCCGCCGTGAATTCGAGAATACGTTCTCGGCGCAGGAAGGATTCACAATCGAGTTGTGA
- a CDS encoding AarF/UbiB family protein encodes MSHSALRREQLPRLAGRMAEMARAAASALSRAAIRRLRGQPVEGHLLLREAFERLSGSLLKFGQILSLQIDTLPREYCDTLLSLLDRVPPFPPDQVRGVFEEEFGAPPERLFASFDYNPIAAASIGQVHRAELQDGTAVAVKVQRPGIRASFEIDNRLMHVFVRLIFFFRIRRLYFMRDPVRELHQWTRDELDYRREAANCRQLGENAANTPSERVPRIHTALTGPRVLTMDFLEGPSVAAYLRILEQGDQAALASLASQGFDPKVFSSNVISNFLSDAFHHGVFHADLHPANLLILAGNVVGYVDFGIVATLTPEARRKQIELTLAYSSGDPRAIYEGFLNICEIGPDADLDGLRARIDGFAADWYEELSVGGEVRFRVSVTRTMMDLLSICQDYHVLVDREMIKYIRATILADGLVSRLAPEVDLAQVLRTVVERYLAGEARERVLSRKGLLMAFTDAALWLDAGPGPAVRALGVMQRRGLRVHASVGGARGHRASRRTRALAAGAVWIAVVLAAGMSARTFSAGGGGWFFPVLSVGFVICWGVWVIRLAKDLVAAR; translated from the coding sequence ATGTCCCATTCCGCCCTCCGCCGTGAGCAACTGCCCCGCCTCGCCGGCCGCATGGCGGAAATGGCGCGCGCCGCAGCTAGCGCTCTTTCCCGCGCTGCGATCCGCCGGCTTCGCGGCCAACCGGTAGAGGGCCACCTGCTGCTCCGCGAGGCCTTCGAACGTTTGAGCGGCAGCTTGCTCAAGTTCGGCCAGATCCTCTCGCTGCAAATCGACACTCTCCCCCGTGAGTACTGCGACACGCTCCTCAGCTTGCTGGACCGCGTGCCGCCTTTTCCTCCCGATCAGGTCCGCGGTGTGTTCGAGGAAGAGTTCGGCGCGCCGCCGGAACGGCTGTTTGCGAGCTTCGACTACAACCCGATCGCCGCCGCCTCGATCGGCCAGGTCCACCGCGCCGAACTGCAGGACGGCACAGCGGTCGCCGTCAAGGTGCAGCGCCCCGGCATTCGGGCCTCCTTCGAAATCGACAACCGTCTGATGCACGTCTTCGTGCGCCTGATCTTCTTCTTCCGCATCCGCCGGCTCTATTTCATGCGCGATCCGGTGCGCGAACTCCACCAATGGACGCGCGACGAACTCGACTACCGCCGCGAAGCCGCCAACTGCCGCCAGCTCGGCGAAAACGCAGCCAACACGCCCTCCGAGCGCGTGCCGCGCATCCACACCGCCCTCACCGGACCGCGCGTGCTCACCATGGATTTCCTCGAAGGTCCCAGCGTAGCCGCCTACCTCCGCATCCTCGAGCAAGGCGACCAGGCCGCGCTCGCCTCGCTCGCGAGCCAAGGGTTCGACCCGAAGGTCTTCAGCTCCAACGTCATCTCGAACTTCCTCAGCGACGCTTTTCACCACGGCGTGTTCCACGCCGATCTGCACCCGGCCAACCTTCTCATCCTCGCCGGAAACGTGGTGGGCTACGTCGATTTCGGCATCGTCGCCACACTCACGCCGGAAGCCCGCCGCAAGCAGATCGAGCTGACTCTCGCCTACTCGAGCGGCGACCCGCGCGCCATCTACGAGGGCTTCCTGAACATCTGCGAAATCGGACCCGACGCCGATCTCGATGGACTCCGCGCGCGCATCGACGGATTCGCCGCGGACTGGTACGAAGAACTCTCGGTCGGCGGCGAAGTCCGTTTCCGCGTCTCCGTCACTAGAACGATGATGGACCTGCTCTCCATCTGCCAGGACTACCATGTCCTGGTTGACCGCGAGATGATCAAGTATATCCGCGCCACCATTCTCGCCGATGGGCTGGTCTCGCGGCTCGCTCCGGAGGTCGACCTCGCGCAGGTGCTCCGTACCGTCGTCGAACGCTATCTCGCCGGAGAGGCGCGGGAGCGGGTGCTGTCGCGCAAAGGCTTGCTCATGGCGTTTACCGACGCCGCGCTTTGGCTCGACGCCGGTCCCGGCCCCGCCGTTCGCGCGTTGGGCGTGATGCAGCGGCGCGGCTTGCGGGTGCACGCGAGCGTCGGCGGCGCCCGCGGGCATCGGGCGTCCCGGCGGACGCGGGCGCTTGCCGCCGGGGCGGTGTGGATCGCGGTTGTGCTCGCCGCGGGAATGTCGGCGCGCACGTTTTCAGCGGGCGGCGGCGGCTGGTTCTTTCCTGTACTGTCCGTTGGGTTTGTGATATGTTGGGGCGTCTGGGTGATTCGCTTGGCGAAAGATCTAGTCGCCGCCAGGTGA
- a CDS encoding protein kinase, with amino-acid sequence MEDDPTLRISKEEESSEPKPLLKERYEVERELGRGGMSVVFLARDKMLHDKRVVIKVLLEEASQDEWVRRKFHQEMEALARIDHPGVVGVLDTGRTPTGKDFLVMQYVLGANLRTLLPPTGMDFKRAANLIRQTGAALDAAHAAGVLHRDVKPENIMVRQIGGDEHVTLIDFGIAGIANSVLGPAVTKIAGSTAYMAPEQFAGEPSRASDIYALGVVAYEMLTGTRPFQGTTYTHLTSEDNAMCMRPGELRPDLPVAAGRAILKALSFRPERRFGSAREFADELYSALVGDTSNNRAAGPEMAHVLFLDLVGYSLLNMDQQKAAIKELQSLVRQSNRLQQAERSREIVRLPTGDGMALVFFRDPTAPARCALEVAEALKPHPSLQVRMGIHTGPVFRVADINENSNVSGGGINMAQRVMDCGDGGHILVSKAVADVLTQFSDWQPYLTDLGEHQVKHGVTVHIFNLATPQAGNPAMPTKVIQMKSKVEPPPPAPEPPPAAEAAPPPEPESGSTRRIATILVPILLAAAGVAAWKFMGESEPPPPAVQTEIGYWVTVQKYRDGQPYQDPFRLAREMIFEKDYAIALQFIATQDGFLYVLNAGTDGATGGRTLNMLYPRTGDTAGIARGREIRVPPDRTAWFRFDDATGKETCYLVWSRAAIPELEKARALPPDPNYRVVVVRDPASVAALEELLASGSQRVAAKPNDETKTTQLTSSGDVLVHKIELEHH; translated from the coding sequence TTGGAAGACGATCCTACTCTCCGGATCTCGAAAGAGGAAGAATCCTCCGAGCCGAAGCCCCTGCTGAAGGAGCGCTACGAGGTGGAGCGGGAGCTCGGCCGCGGCGGCATGAGCGTCGTGTTTCTCGCCCGCGACAAGATGCTCCACGACAAGCGCGTCGTGATCAAGGTTCTGCTGGAGGAAGCCAGCCAGGACGAATGGGTGCGCCGCAAGTTCCACCAGGAAATGGAAGCGCTCGCCCGCATTGACCATCCCGGCGTGGTGGGCGTGCTCGATACCGGCCGCACGCCCACCGGCAAGGACTTCCTGGTGATGCAGTACGTCCTCGGCGCGAACCTGCGAACGCTGCTCCCGCCGACCGGCATGGACTTCAAGCGCGCCGCGAACCTGATCCGCCAGACCGGCGCCGCGCTCGATGCCGCCCACGCCGCCGGCGTGCTCCATCGCGACGTGAAGCCCGAGAACATCATGGTCCGCCAGATCGGCGGGGACGAGCATGTCACGCTGATCGATTTCGGCATCGCCGGAATCGCCAATTCGGTGCTCGGGCCCGCCGTCACCAAGATCGCCGGCAGCACCGCCTACATGGCCCCCGAACAGTTCGCCGGCGAACCCTCCCGCGCCAGCGACATCTACGCGCTCGGCGTGGTGGCGTACGAGATGCTCACCGGCACGAGGCCGTTCCAGGGCACTACCTACACGCACCTGACCAGCGAAGACAACGCCATGTGCATGCGGCCGGGCGAACTGCGGCCGGATTTGCCCGTCGCCGCCGGGCGCGCGATCCTCAAGGCGCTCTCGTTCCGCCCGGAACGCCGCTTCGGCAGCGCCCGTGAGTTCGCCGACGAACTCTATTCCGCACTGGTTGGCGACACGAGCAACAATCGCGCCGCCGGGCCGGAGATGGCTCACGTGCTGTTCCTCGATCTCGTCGGCTATTCGCTGCTCAATATGGATCAGCAGAAGGCGGCGATCAAGGAACTCCAGTCGCTCGTGCGCCAGTCCAACCGCCTCCAGCAGGCCGAACGCTCGCGCGAGATCGTGCGCCTGCCCACCGGCGATGGCATGGCGCTCGTCTTCTTTCGCGATCCGACGGCGCCGGCCCGCTGCGCGCTCGAGGTCGCCGAGGCGCTGAAGCCGCATCCGAGTCTTCAGGTCCGCATGGGCATCCACACCGGACCCGTCTTCCGGGTGGCCGACATCAACGAAAACTCGAACGTCTCCGGCGGCGGCATCAACATGGCCCAGCGCGTCATGGATTGCGGCGACGGCGGGCACATCCTCGTTTCCAAGGCGGTCGCCGACGTTCTCACGCAGTTCAGCGATTGGCAGCCCTACCTCACCGACCTCGGCGAGCATCAGGTGAAGCACGGCGTTACCGTCCACATCTTCAACCTCGCGACGCCGCAGGCCGGCAATCCGGCGATGCCGACGAAAGTCATCCAGATGAAGAGCAAGGTGGAGCCGCCTCCGCCCGCTCCGGAGCCTCCACCGGCCGCGGAGGCTGCTCCCCCTCCCGAGCCGGAATCCGGTTCCACGCGCCGCATCGCGACGATTCTGGTCCCGATTCTGCTTGCCGCGGCCGGCGTCGCCGCGTGGAAGTTCATGGGCGAATCGGAGCCCCCGCCGCCCGCGGTCCAAACCGAAATCGGCTATTGGGTCACGGTGCAGAAATACCGCGACGGGCAACCCTATCAGGATCCGTTCCGGCTCGCCCGCGAGATGATCTTCGAGAAGGACTACGCCATCGCGCTCCAGTTCATCGCCACCCAGGACGGCTTCCTCTACGTGCTCAACGCCGGGACAGACGGCGCCACCGGCGGCCGTACGCTGAACATGCTCTACCCGCGCACCGGCGACACCGCCGGCATCGCCCGCGGACGTGAGATCCGCGTGCCGCCGGACCGGACCGCGTGGTTCCGCTTCGACGACGCAACCGGCAAGGAAACCTGCTATCTCGTCTGGTCGAGGGCCGCCATCCCCGAACTCGAAAAAGCGCGTGCCCTGCCGCCGGACCCGAACTACCGCGTCGTCGTCGTGCGCGACCCGGCGTCGGTCGCCGCGCTCGAAGAACTACTGGCATCCGGCAGCCAGCGCGTGGCGGCAAAGCCTAACGACGAGACCAAGACGACGCAACTGACCTCCAGCGGCGACGTGCTCGTGCATAAAATCGAATTGGAGCATCATTGA
- a CDS encoding tetratricopeptide repeat protein, whose translation MVRLKSAIILGAAAALAFSQAPKSTPNSASDSKERTKAGQRSRDLETTEVPAARTSDAPPPKTTIPRSYALVVGVSAYKNLKPEQNLQFAERDAQALFSILISTEGGNFPAENVHTLVGPKATLSNLRREVEQWLPSVTRDDDRVLIYFAGHGFVSSGQAYLAPWDFEPRDIATSGYPMAKLGEMIGSKIKGKWKVLLADACHSGAISPENSEGVFRGLLDLNKSMFVMSASRDREQSFESPDFGGGHGVFTYYVERGLSGAADESRDGIVTADELAEYVRTNVRSATQNRQNPVSDRGSFDPNMLLAFVPSNAIVDPPKEAKTGTLIFEANMDGVEVFLDEKSQGVVDKGKPLRIPGLAPGAHTIQGVKMGYEPDGPREQIVYPGQESTVTIRIRFARRRPKAAVDHLERGLKPYTDGGEANYRKAAAEFAKALEIDPQYSQAALYLARAHHALFENDESRKMYERAIAIDPDYTEARASYGGMLLDIGATDEAIRQLSVVVAREPDHALAHTQLAAAYRMRDGADAWKRAAESAERAIAIKPETAEPYFWLGDARRLLGEFAAARDAYLNYLKRSDFDSKLAGQLNYWVRGFLIGGGRKTRAAQRDIWKDLRSLAYFGLCDCERNLKRLDEAIAYCQKAISFDPSDPYIHYALGSIYGLKARDSGSLEMLATSSSHFRAMLRINPDVEQAGRVREILDSYGKYLDPH comes from the coding sequence TTGGTTCGATTGAAGTCCGCGATCATCCTGGGAGCAGCCGCCGCGCTGGCGTTTTCCCAGGCCCCGAAATCGACCCCGAATTCGGCCTCAGATTCGAAGGAACGAACCAAAGCCGGGCAGCGCAGCCGCGATCTGGAAACCACCGAAGTTCCCGCCGCGCGAACCTCTGACGCGCCGCCGCCCAAAACCACCATCCCGCGGAGCTACGCGCTCGTCGTCGGCGTCTCCGCCTACAAGAACCTCAAGCCGGAGCAGAACTTACAGTTCGCTGAACGGGACGCCCAGGCGCTCTTCTCGATCCTCATCTCCACCGAGGGCGGCAACTTTCCCGCGGAAAACGTCCACACGCTCGTCGGCCCGAAGGCCACGCTCTCCAACCTTCGCCGCGAGGTGGAGCAATGGCTTCCTTCGGTCACCCGCGACGACGACCGGGTGCTGATTTACTTCGCCGGGCACGGGTTTGTATCCTCGGGTCAGGCCTACCTCGCCCCGTGGGACTTCGAGCCCCGCGACATCGCCACCTCCGGCTACCCGATGGCCAAGCTCGGCGAGATGATCGGCTCGAAAATCAAAGGCAAATGGAAGGTCCTCCTCGCCGACGCCTGTCATAGCGGCGCCATCTCTCCCGAAAACAGCGAAGGCGTCTTCCGTGGCCTGCTCGACCTGAACAAATCGATGTTCGTCATGTCGGCCAGCCGCGACCGCGAACAATCGTTCGAAAGTCCGGACTTCGGCGGTGGCCACGGCGTGTTCACCTACTACGTGGAGCGCGGCCTGAGCGGCGCCGCCGACGAGAGCCGCGACGGCATCGTCACCGCCGACGAACTCGCCGAATACGTCCGCACCAACGTCCGCTCGGCCACCCAGAACCGCCAGAATCCCGTTTCCGACCGCGGCAGCTTCGACCCCAACATGCTGCTCGCCTTCGTCCCCTCGAACGCCATCGTCGATCCGCCGAAGGAGGCGAAAACCGGCACGCTCATCTTCGAGGCGAACATGGATGGCGTCGAGGTGTTCCTCGACGAAAAGTCGCAAGGCGTCGTGGACAAGGGCAAGCCGCTGCGAATTCCCGGTCTGGCGCCCGGCGCGCACACGATTCAGGGCGTGAAGATGGGCTACGAACCCGATGGGCCCCGCGAACAGATCGTCTACCCGGGCCAGGAATCCACGGTGACCATCCGCATCCGGTTCGCGAGACGGCGTCCCAAGGCGGCCGTCGACCATCTCGAACGCGGCCTGAAGCCGTATACCGATGGCGGCGAGGCCAACTATCGTAAGGCTGCCGCCGAGTTCGCCAAGGCGCTCGAGATCGACCCCCAGTACAGTCAGGCGGCGCTCTACCTGGCCCGCGCCCATCACGCCTTGTTTGAGAACGACGAATCGCGCAAGATGTACGAACGCGCCATCGCCATCGACCCCGACTACACCGAGGCCCGCGCGAGCTACGGCGGCATGCTGCTCGACATCGGCGCCACCGACGAGGCGATCCGGCAGTTGTCGGTCGTCGTGGCGCGCGAGCCGGATCACGCGCTTGCCCATACCCAACTCGCCGCCGCCTATCGAATGCGCGACGGCGCGGATGCCTGGAAGCGCGCGGCCGAATCGGCCGAGCGCGCCATCGCGATCAAGCCCGAAACGGCCGAGCCGTACTTCTGGCTCGGTGACGCGCGCCGCCTTCTCGGCGAATTCGCGGCCGCGCGCGACGCCTACTTGAACTATCTGAAGCGCAGCGATTTCGACAGCAAGCTCGCCGGCCAGCTCAACTACTGGGTGCGCGGCTTCCTCATCGGCGGCGGCCGGAAGACTCGCGCCGCACAGCGCGACATCTGGAAGGATCTGCGCTCGCTCGCCTACTTCGGCCTCTGCGACTGCGAGCGTAATCTGAAGCGGCTCGATGAGGCCATCGCCTATTGCCAGAAGGCGATTTCCTTCGATCCCTCCGACCCCTACATCCACTACGCCCTGGGCAGCATCTACGGGCTCAAGGCGCGCGACTCGGGCAGCCTCGAAATGCTCGCCACCTCGTCCAGCCATTTTCGCGCCATGCTGCGCATCAATCCCGACGTTGAGCAGGCCGGCCGGGTCCGTGAGATTCTCGACAGCTACGGCAAGTACCTCGACCCGCACTAG